In the Flagellimonas sp. HMM57 genome, one interval contains:
- a CDS encoding bifunctional 2-polyprenyl-6-hydroxyphenol methylase/3-demethylubiquinol 3-O-methyltransferase UbiG — MKTDIISSWEKNAAEWIKVIQGDSIPSRKYTNAAILDIISKIACEKIVDVGCGEGWLTRELSKLGLDAVGLDAIEQLLVEARKKGSEDYHTFTFEDIIAGKTIPNAPFDVAVFNFCLYLGEDLETLLKKTLDGISDNGTLLIQTLHPFSLVQNGLPYKSQWLSDSWKGLPGHFKDGHAWYARTFEDWTALMSNLKNVRFTSKEVLDEEQKPISLILKIKKVA, encoded by the coding sequence ATGAAAACAGATATTATCTCATCCTGGGAAAAGAATGCTGCCGAATGGATTAAGGTAATTCAAGGTGACAGTATTCCATCTAGAAAATATACCAACGCCGCTATTCTTGATATAATTTCCAAAATAGCGTGTGAAAAAATTGTAGACGTAGGCTGCGGTGAAGGTTGGCTTACCAGAGAACTTAGCAAATTAGGATTAGATGCAGTAGGTCTTGATGCCATTGAGCAACTATTGGTGGAGGCTAGAAAAAAAGGCAGTGAGGATTACCACACATTCACTTTTGAGGATATTATAGCAGGCAAAACTATTCCTAATGCTCCATTTGATGTTGCAGTTTTTAACTTCTGCCTGTATTTGGGCGAAGACCTTGAAACGCTTTTGAAAAAAACGCTGGATGGGATTTCTGACAACGGGACCCTATTAATTCAAACGCTACATCCTTTTTCTCTTGTACAAAATGGACTACCCTATAAAAGCCAATGGCTATCGGATTCTTGGAAAGGACTTCCAGGTCATTTTAAAGATGGACACGCTTGGTACGCAAGGACTTTTGAGGATTGGACTGCTTTAATGTCCAATCTTAAGAATGTGCGTTTCACCTCAAAAGAAGTCCTAGATGAGGAGCAAAAACCTATTTCATTGATCTTAAAAATCAAAAAAGTAGCATGA
- a CDS encoding glycoside hydrolase family 3 protein, whose translation MLNRLPSYKEAKEKLTPKQKVGQLFMPAVFINDSEEEINSIENLIRTDNIGAICFFHSRASAATNFEGKKKVVYNENSYDRLKQLIDRYQKAAKFPLLVAIDAEWGLAMRIENTNQFPYAITLGAIQGDNQLIYEIGRQIALDCMEAGVHWNLAPVVDINNNPKNPVIGYRSFGDDKKEVLAKAEVYINGMNSIGTLNAIKHFPGHGDTDTDSHLGLPIINKTKEDLFENELYPYKQLVHKNVDAVMVGHLSVPGLDDSGNPSTTSSKIITDVLRTALGFEGVIISDALNMHAVSKKYNQKGELEAKAFEAGMDMMCFSENSVEGIAKITATATEKNIEESFERVWKLKEKIFLKSNQEKHTLEQSASELNENIARRSITELYGNPRDIESIKQKNFLNLSLDNLSENHFSSKIQKEYGQTHHCLKLATIVEIKKKISGYQHIVLALFPPSIKPKNKFGITEEVLTVIIEMISEKNVLIYLFGNPYVLDILKLKPNSNAVVVYQDFPEFQQEAFRHFSGELNAVGKLPVTLKTFDV comes from the coding sequence ATGCTTAACAGATTACCAAGCTACAAAGAAGCAAAAGAAAAGCTTACGCCTAAACAAAAAGTGGGGCAATTGTTTATGCCTGCCGTTTTTATAAACGATAGCGAAGAAGAAATCAACAGTATTGAAAATTTAATACGGACAGACAACATAGGCGCTATTTGTTTTTTTCATAGTCGTGCTAGCGCGGCCACTAACTTTGAGGGCAAGAAGAAGGTAGTTTATAATGAGAACAGTTATGACCGTTTAAAACAACTCATTGACAGGTACCAAAAGGCTGCCAAATTTCCATTACTTGTAGCTATTGACGCAGAATGGGGATTGGCTATGCGGATAGAAAACACAAACCAATTCCCTTATGCGATTACCTTAGGGGCGATTCAAGGAGACAACCAGTTAATTTATGAAATTGGGCGGCAAATAGCGCTAGATTGTATGGAAGCTGGCGTCCATTGGAATCTAGCTCCCGTAGTTGACATTAATAACAATCCTAAGAATCCAGTAATTGGCTATCGGTCTTTTGGCGATGATAAAAAGGAAGTTTTGGCAAAAGCTGAGGTTTATATAAACGGAATGAACAGTATTGGCACTTTAAATGCCATCAAACATTTTCCCGGGCATGGCGATACCGATACAGATTCCCATTTAGGATTACCTATAATCAACAAAACAAAAGAAGATCTTTTTGAAAATGAACTTTATCCTTACAAACAGCTTGTACATAAGAATGTTGATGCCGTTATGGTAGGGCACCTATCGGTTCCCGGATTAGATGATTCTGGAAACCCTTCCACCACCTCATCAAAAATTATTACGGATGTACTACGAACAGCTTTAGGTTTTGAAGGGGTTATCATTTCCGATGCTTTGAACATGCATGCCGTATCCAAAAAATACAATCAAAAGGGGGAACTTGAAGCCAAGGCTTTTGAAGCAGGTATGGATATGATGTGTTTCTCCGAAAACTCAGTAGAAGGCATCGCGAAAATAACAGCTACGGCCACTGAGAAGAATATTGAGGAGAGTTTTGAACGCGTCTGGAAATTGAAGGAAAAAATCTTCTTGAAATCAAATCAAGAAAAACATACTCTAGAACAATCAGCGTCAGAATTGAATGAAAACATAGCACGCAGGAGTATAACCGAACTGTATGGAAATCCAAGAGATATCGAAAGTATCAAACAGAAAAATTTCCTTAATCTATCGTTGGATAATCTATCGGAAAATCATTTTTCATCAAAGATTCAAAAAGAATATGGGCAGACGCACCATTGTTTAAAACTGGCTACAATTGTTGAAATCAAGAAAAAGATATCCGGATATCAGCATATCGTATTGGCACTCTTTCCCCCATCCATCAAACCCAAGAATAAATTCGGAATCACAGAGGAGGTCCTAACCGTTATAATCGAAATGATATCCGAAAAAAATGTTTTGATCTATCTTTTTGGAAATCCATACGTACTAGATATACTCAAATTAAAACCCAATTCAAATGCTGTAGTGGTGTACCAAGATTTTCCAGAGTTCCAACAGGAAGCATTTCGTCATTTTTCAGGTGAGCTTAATGCTGTAGGTAAGCTTCCTGTAACACTGAAAACATTCGATGTATGA
- a CDS encoding MFS transporter, with amino-acid sequence MSAEKKDKGAWTWIPLLYFTQGIPYILVVTVSVIMYKRLGIGNAEIGLYTSWLYLPWVIKPLWSPIVDLNGTKRKWFLAMQFVVALSFLGIGLFLPSNAFFTITLAFFWMAAFASATNDIASDGYYMIGLTQKKQSFFIGLRSTFYRLAMVTGQGLLVIFAGFLENKYGDNTKAWSMTMICAAVLMMVLTISNFFATPKFEDTQNMALKDRIGFLEVFASFFRKKQIWMALLFILTYRLGESQLVKMASPFLLDTIEVGGLGYSTEAVGTIYGTVGIIMLSLGGIIGGILISRDGLKKWMLPMLLALNLPNIFYAILAYTQSTSLFAVVGTVVLEQFGYGFGFAAFLIYLIYISEGVSKTSHYAIATGFMALGMMLPGMLSGYIQEWLGYDGFFLWVVIAAIPAFLVLTFLEYPEDYGKKSNVSDA; translated from the coding sequence ATGAGCGCTGAAAAAAAAGATAAAGGTGCGTGGACATGGATACCGTTGCTCTATTTTACACAGGGGATTCCCTATATTTTAGTAGTGACCGTTTCCGTTATCATGTACAAACGCCTTGGGATAGGAAATGCAGAAATTGGTCTTTATACTAGTTGGCTCTACCTTCCTTGGGTCATTAAACCATTGTGGAGCCCCATAGTAGATTTGAACGGGACCAAGCGAAAATGGTTTTTGGCAATGCAATTTGTTGTGGCACTGTCTTTTTTGGGCATTGGACTGTTTCTCCCCTCAAATGCATTCTTTACAATAACATTGGCCTTTTTCTGGATGGCAGCCTTTGCATCCGCTACGAACGATATCGCTTCCGACGGTTACTATATGATCGGTCTAACCCAGAAAAAACAGTCATTTTTTATAGGGTTGCGCAGCACGTTCTACAGGCTTGCTATGGTCACCGGGCAAGGACTTTTGGTCATATTTGCTGGATTCTTGGAAAACAAATATGGTGATAATACCAAAGCATGGTCCATGACCATGATATGTGCTGCTGTTTTAATGATGGTATTGACAATTTCCAACTTTTTTGCAACTCCCAAGTTTGAAGACACTCAAAATATGGCGTTAAAAGACCGTATTGGATTTTTGGAAGTTTTTGCTTCGTTCTTTAGAAAAAAACAAATATGGATGGCGCTATTGTTCATTCTAACTTATCGCTTGGGCGAATCGCAATTGGTAAAAATGGCCTCCCCTTTTTTGTTGGATACTATAGAAGTTGGTGGGCTGGGCTATTCAACAGAAGCCGTGGGAACCATTTACGGAACCGTTGGTATCATTATGCTATCATTAGGTGGAATCATTGGAGGAATTCTGATTTCTAGGGATGGATTAAAAAAATGGATGCTCCCCATGTTGCTAGCACTTAACTTACCGAATATTTTTTATGCCATATTGGCCTATACCCAATCCACAAGTCTATTTGCAGTTGTTGGCACAGTAGTATTGGAACAATTTGGCTATGGGTTTGGGTTTGCAGCCTTTCTCATCTATCTTATTTACATTTCCGAAGGAGTTTCAAAGACCTCACACTATGCCATTGCAACTGGTTTTATGGCCTTGGGAATGATGTTGCCCGGAATGTTGAGTGGGTATATTCAAGAATGGCTAGGCTATGATGGCTTCTTTTTATGGGTGGTCATTGCAGCAATTCCTGCATTTTTAGTACTCACCTTTTTAGAATATCCTGAAGATTATGGTAAAAAATCAAATGTGAGCGATGCTTAA
- a CDS encoding GNAT family N-acetyltransferase, with translation MQDMLVRLLDLPDVSNEEKHLLETESIVFRKPIAPEKSLVTDWVTSNFSKNWGDEVNVAFASLPVNCFIAQREQSILGFACFECTSKNFFGPTGVLTSERGKSIGKILLIKALEALRQMGYGYAIIGGVGPASYYEKTVGAKIIEKSEKSIYENLLKQPK, from the coding sequence ATGCAGGATATGCTTGTTAGACTTTTAGATCTACCGGATGTCTCCAATGAAGAAAAACACCTTTTGGAAACTGAAAGTATTGTTTTTAGAAAACCCATAGCTCCAGAAAAAAGCTTAGTAACCGATTGGGTAACATCAAATTTCAGTAAAAATTGGGGTGACGAAGTAAATGTAGCTTTTGCAAGCCTTCCCGTAAACTGTTTTATCGCTCAGCGGGAACAGTCCATTTTAGGCTTTGCCTGTTTTGAGTGCACCTCAAAAAACTTTTTTGGTCCTACCGGTGTACTTACATCCGAAAGGGGAAAAAGTATAGGTAAAATATTATTAATAAAAGCACTTGAAGCGCTTAGGCAGATGGGGTACGGCTATGCCATTATTGGTGGAGTCGGCCCTGCATCCTACTATGAAAAAACCGTAGGTGCCAAAATCATAGAAAAATCGGAAAAGAGCATTTATGAGAATCTATTAAAACAACCTAAATGA
- a CDS encoding glycoside hydrolase family 10 protein produces the protein MRSISYVILILFCLSCATNKRYTVNVPKTEFRGVWIATVVNIDWPKNSKDNVAKQKKDFIEILDFYQNLNFNAAIVQIRTAGDAFYKTELAPWSKYLTGKEGQAPTDFDKPLEWMIAETHKRGMEFHAWLNPYRATFDLDTLALSKTHDYYQHPDWMVKYGKKFYYNPGLPEVQQKLTAVIEEITANYEIDAIHFDDYFYPYKIQGETFNDSIAFQTNRLPDQSLEDWRRSNVDSLVKKAHQTIKNTKPWVQFGISPFGVWKNKNTDPKGSDTQAGQTTYEDLYADPLLWSEKGWLDYLVPQIYWSLEHPKASHRTIANWWSNTTTNTNLYIGNGTYKIKNNPDKAWNRKNEIPKQLSLARAKTEITGNVFFSAKSLIGQNENVTNLLKRKFYKFPIQNPASPRKINRSVAPIKIKTSSLVENKLEVCISHKDSIPRFIHFYTIKNKAAINEKLLIQKRYLSESEKESCSQLQLTKYQLKNPIGVSLIDALGNESELQFINPKTD, from the coding sequence ATGCGAAGTATTTCTTATGTAATCCTTATACTTTTTTGTCTTTCGTGTGCCACCAACAAGAGGTATACAGTTAATGTGCCCAAAACAGAGTTTCGGGGCGTATGGATTGCTACAGTGGTCAATATTGATTGGCCGAAAAACTCAAAAGATAATGTTGCCAAGCAGAAAAAGGATTTTATTGAAATTCTTGACTTTTATCAAAATTTGAACTTTAATGCGGCCATAGTACAAATACGAACGGCAGGCGATGCATTTTATAAAACGGAACTGGCACCATGGTCCAAATATCTTACGGGAAAAGAAGGCCAGGCACCTACAGACTTTGACAAACCTTTGGAATGGATGATAGCTGAAACCCATAAACGGGGCATGGAATTTCATGCATGGTTAAATCCGTATAGGGCCACTTTTGATTTGGATACACTTGCGCTTTCAAAAACACATGATTATTATCAACACCCAGACTGGATGGTAAAATATGGTAAAAAGTTTTATTACAATCCCGGTTTGCCAGAAGTCCAACAAAAGCTAACAGCTGTGATTGAAGAAATTACAGCAAATTATGAAATTGATGCCATTCATTTTGATGATTACTTTTATCCCTACAAAATACAAGGGGAAACATTCAATGATAGCATTGCATTTCAAACAAACAGATTACCTGATCAGAGTTTAGAAGATTGGCGGCGAAGCAATGTGGATTCTTTGGTCAAAAAAGCACACCAAACCATAAAGAACACAAAACCTTGGGTACAATTTGGTATAAGCCCCTTTGGAGTTTGGAAAAATAAGAATACCGACCCAAAAGGTTCCGATACACAGGCAGGGCAAACCACCTATGAAGACCTTTACGCAGATCCACTCCTATGGTCAGAAAAAGGGTGGTTGGACTATTTGGTGCCACAAATCTATTGGAGCTTGGAACATCCCAAAGCTTCCCATCGTACAATTGCAAATTGGTGGTCCAATACAACAACGAATACCAACCTATATATTGGAAACGGTACTTATAAAATCAAGAACAACCCGGACAAGGCTTGGAACAGAAAAAATGAAATCCCAAAACAACTTTCCTTGGCTAGAGCAAAAACCGAAATTACGGGCAATGTCTTTTTTAGTGCTAAATCGCTTATAGGACAAAACGAAAACGTAACCAATTTGCTAAAACGAAAATTCTACAAATTCCCTATTCAGAATCCAGCAAGTCCAAGAAAAATAAATAGATCGGTCGCTCCCATTAAAATCAAAACGTCTTCATTGGTTGAAAACAAACTTGAAGTTTGCATTTCACATAAAGATAGTATCCCCCGATTCATACACTTTTACACTATCAAAAACAAAGCTGCAATCAATGAAAAATTACTTATCCAAAAAAGGTACCTTTCAGAAAGTGAAAAGGAAAGTTGCTCACAACTGCAATTAACCAAATATCAATTAAAAAATCCTATAGGAGTATCTCTTATTGATGCCCTGGGCAATGAAAGTGAGTTACAATTCATTAATCCAAAGACAGATTAG
- a CDS encoding RagB/SusD family nutrient uptake outer membrane protein, with protein MKNINKIFIAITLLFVVVSCDKEFIDPINISDPEVEGSVENLIRLINGIQQRFSTDRAGAKYTTVTASGLTADELRLINPGNLGEAELTNGGTEISINNGVIRSMWGEIMLVRNESLTVLESADVAATDEAEANSLKAYALFYEALANGTLIRFFEQVPLLTEANAQFNTRAEVLADAIGDLNTALGYAQSGISSSVSSGVFQSVDLENSIQALLARYHLMAGNYAEAVTAANAVDLSVQSTWSYDAAVPNPIAETYGTNNVVEAKDDQFGLPDDLLPNPADERIDFYVTIANDPSTNEDAFFAVGFFDDNLDEIPVYLPGEMLLIEAEAQARQGQIPQAIAALDEVLTKTAAEDVFGIGANLPAYTGAATEEAVLEEIYRNRRIELFMTGMSLEDSRRFNRPGPGETDAERNRNFYPYPDTERDNNTNTPADPAN; from the coding sequence ATGAAAAATATCAATAAAATTTTTATAGCGATTACCTTGCTTTTTGTCGTCGTATCCTGTGACAAAGAGTTTATCGACCCAATTAATATCTCTGATCCAGAAGTTGAAGGTAGTGTTGAAAACCTGATTAGGCTAATCAATGGAATTCAGCAACGTTTTAGCACAGATCGTGCGGGCGCCAAGTATACAACCGTTACGGCATCTGGATTAACCGCGGACGAATTAAGACTAATCAATCCAGGTAACTTGGGAGAGGCAGAGCTGACCAATGGAGGTACCGAAATCTCTATCAACAATGGTGTTATTAGAAGTATGTGGGGTGAGATCATGTTGGTTAGAAATGAATCCTTAACTGTACTTGAAAGTGCCGATGTAGCTGCTACAGATGAAGCCGAAGCAAATAGCTTAAAGGCCTATGCCCTATTTTATGAAGCATTGGCCAACGGTACATTGATTCGGTTTTTTGAGCAAGTACCACTATTGACCGAAGCAAATGCTCAGTTCAATACCAGAGCAGAAGTCTTGGCAGATGCCATAGGTGATTTAAATACAGCTCTTGGTTACGCTCAGAGTGGTATCTCCTCATCTGTATCTTCGGGTGTTTTTCAATCTGTGGATTTGGAGAATTCCATTCAGGCACTATTGGCTAGATATCATTTAATGGCAGGTAATTACGCAGAAGCAGTTACGGCTGCAAATGCAGTTGATTTATCTGTGCAGTCAACATGGTCTTATGATGCCGCAGTTCCAAATCCAATTGCTGAAACCTATGGAACGAACAACGTTGTAGAAGCAAAAGACGACCAATTTGGACTACCTGATGATCTATTGCCGAATCCAGCTGATGAACGAATAGACTTTTACGTCACCATTGCGAATGATCCTTCAACCAATGAAGATGCTTTTTTTGCAGTTGGTTTCTTTGATGACAACCTAGATGAAATACCCGTATACCTTCCAGGCGAGATGCTATTAATTGAAGCCGAAGCACAGGCGAGACAAGGTCAAATACCTCAAGCTATTGCAGCACTGGATGAAGTCTTGACCAAAACTGCTGCGGAAGACGTCTTTGGTATCGGGGCAAACCTACCCGCCTACACGGGAGCAGCAACCGAAGAGGCTGTTTTAGAGGAAATATATAGAAACAGACGTATTGAACTTTTTATGACTGGAATGTCCTTAGAGGACAGTAGAAGGTTTAACAGACCTGGTCCAGGTGAAACGGACGCTGAACGTAACAGGAATTTTTACCCCTACCCTGATACGGAAAGAGACAATAATACAAATACACCTGCTGATCCAGCGAATTAA